A stretch of DNA from Bremerella alba:
TTGTCGTCACTCAGGTACCCAGGCTCGATCATCTCGGATTGCTACACATTAGCGGCAGCCGGTTTCCCGAAGCGAAACTAGCCGCGATGGTCGGCTCGATCCGCCTGGACCGGCTGCACGCCACGCACGCATCGCTCGGGCAAGGTCCCATGCCGTGGTTGCGACATACAGGGCTGAAAGAGCTGAACCTGTCGCACACGCAGTTCTCCGACGCCGCGGTGGACGACTTGCCGGTTTCGCTCCAGCGGTTGGAACTGGAAGACACGCAGCTGACCGACACCGGTATGGCCAAGCTGGCACGCTTGAAAAACCTGAAGTTCCTAATCCTTCGCGGCATGCGAGCTCACGATGAAACTTTCGTTGAGCTGAAGGCCAAGTTGCCTGGCTGCATCATCGATTGGGATACGTTCGAGTCCGAAGAGCTGAAGCAGCAGCGACGAAAGCTCAAGCGACGAGAGAGACGTCTGCAATATGAACGCGAACATGGGATCACGAGCGACCAGAACTAGAATGGAATCATGGATCGCATGAACGAAACATCTTCAGCCGGTACGCAGACGAAAGAGAAGCCAAAGCGTTGGCGGCTGCGCTGGTCGATGCGGGCTTTCTTCATTGCAATCACGCTGCTGTGCCTGGTCTTTGGACTGGTCGGCCAGAGGCTGTATGTGGGGTTGGTACACGCTGATGTTGGTGAGCAGTTGACGCTGCAAGCCGAGAAGACACCCATTCGTTACGGTTTCCCGTCGCCAGACAAGGTCATTATTGGCTGGACGATTCCACATCAGCCGGTGGGCAGGATTCATTTTACTAATGACAACACGCTTCCCACATGGATGAAATGGACCAACAGCGATATCCTTTTTCGGCGTCTCGATCGAGTGGCGATACTAGTTGGTATTCCTAATGATGAGCTGGAAATAACCTTCCAGCAAGTCCATCGGCTCGAACGGATACGACGAATGACGATCCAGTCTTTCCTTACGGCCGAGCAGGCCCAACGTTACCTATCGCGGCTTAAGATTCGCGATCTATACCTTCGTATTGAACGTGGAGAAAATAAGCCGCTGCCGTTTCTCCGTGACCTCGGCGTCGAAGTTCTCGAAATTCATAATTTCCCCGAAGCGGCGGTCGATGACTTGCCACTCTCGCTCAAGCAATTAGATATCGGAGGGGCAGATATCTCGGATCGCTCTCTTTCCAAGTTCGTTCGGCTGAAGACCCTGGAGACACTCGACCTTCGCCATGTGCATCCGGCGGCCAGCGAGAAAGGCATCGAAGAACTTCGGCGTCAGATGCCGTGGTGTGAGATTTTGTGGAAGCCAAGGCCTTCATGAAAACCCCTCACCCTAACTCTCTCCCCTCAGGGGAGAGGGGACAAGATTTTGGTAGGCGGCTTGGCAGCTAGACGGTTTCGACGCAGCCTTCGGCCAGGCGGACAATCGAGTCGGCCTGGTCGGCGATGCTTTGGTCGTGGGTGACCATGACGATGGTCAGGCCTTGTTCTTCGTTCAGTTTACGCAGCAAGCCCAGGACTTCTTCGCCCGTTTGGCGGTCGAGATTGCCGGTGGGTTCGTCGGCCAGTAGGACCTTAGGATCAGAGACTAATGCCCTGGCAATCGCCGTGCGTTGCATTTCGCCGCCGGAAAGTTCGCGCGGTTTGTGGTTCAAACGGTGGCCCAGGCCGACCATGTCGAGCAGGTGCTTGGCGCGTTCTTTGAGTTGTTTTCGCACGCCCCAATACTTAAAGAAACCGTGCGAGATCATTGCTGGGGTCAGCACGTTTTCAAGTGTCGTTAGTTCCGGCAGCAAGTGATAGAACTGAAAGATGAGCCCGAACTGGCCGTTGCGGAGACGATCGCGCTGGCGGATAGGCAGGTTATCGGTCCGCTGATCTTCAAAGTAAATCTCGCCTTGGTCAGGCACATCAAGCGTGCCCATCAAGTGCAGCAGCGTGCTCTTGCCGGAACCGCTTTGGCCGATGATCGACGTGATGCGGCCTTCGTTGGCGACGAAGTCGACGCCGCGAAGAACGGGGATGATGTGCTGGCCTTTGCGGTAGCTCTTGTGCAGGCCGATCGTACGCAGCAACGGCTTGTCGACTTCGATCGGTGTGTCGAAGCGATCGGTATGCACTAGCGGGCCTGGCTTCTTGGGTGACGGAGTGACAGCCGGGGCGGTCGCGGTGGTCGTGTAGGTATCGCTCATCGTGTTACTCATAACGGAGGGCCTCGACCGGGTGAAGTCGTGCGGCGCGAATAGCCGGCAGCACACTCGCCATCACGGCAATCAGCATCGCCCCAAACACCACCATGGCAATCGCTGCTGGCTCGATGATGGTGGGGATTTCCTGGAAGTAATAGATCGTTGGATCAAACACCTCGCGACCGGTCATCATCTCGATCAGTTTGGCGACGTGGTTGATATTCCATACAAATAGCAGTCCGAGAATGCAGCCCACGCCAGAGCCGACGATGCCCAGCGAGAGCCCGTAGCAGACGAAAATGCTCATGATTCCGCCGCCACTGGCACCCAGTGATTTAAGGATACCAATGTCCTTGGTCTTCTCGACAACGATCATGTAGAAGGTCGCCAAGATGCCGAAGCCGGCCACGCCGATGATCAAAAACAGCAGGATGTTGAGGATCGTCTTTTCCATTTCGACGGCGGCTAACAGCGGTCCTTGCATATCCTTCCACGATTGAATGCGGAAGGGGTGTGTTTCGGCCGGGAAGGCAGCCCTCAGGTTGTTGGTGAACTCATTCAGGTTGGCCCCTGGTTTCAGGCGAATTTGAATCGTCGAGATGGCGGTGCCCAGTTCTGGATGCGTCATGTAACGTAGCGACTGCAGCTTGCTTAGGGGCACAAATGCGAAGCCGGCGTCGTACTCGTTCATCTTGCTTTCGTAGAAGTCGACGACGGTGAAGGTCTCGCTGATCGCTTTGGGTGGGCTTTCGGCGGAAGGGAATGTCAAGCGAACATCGTCGCCGGGGACGGCCAGGAAATAGTCCTTCACTTCCCCTTCGGCGTCGCGTTGGCGAATGCTGGCCACGGCCATCCCCAGGATGATGCCGGGGGCCTGATGTTTCATTGGATCGAACGTGGTGCCTATGGGCTGATCGTAACGCTGGGCGAACGGGTCGCCGCTCTTGTCTTTAGGATCGACTTCTTTGGCCGCTTGCATGGCCATTCGCTCGGCCAGATCGGCTGGCGGTGCCCCAGGCAGGGGCGGTGCGTCGGGGTCGTCAGCAAACTTGGGAGTGACTAGCGCCGGCGTTTCTGCGGCGTCCTCTTGCAGCGGGCTGTCCATCGCAGCGAGCGTGTTGGGGTTGTTGCGCCGCGGCATGTGGCCGTGTTGATGCAGTGTTTCAAAACGCCGCATCTCGGCTTCCAGCTCTTGCTGATAGGCGATCTTTTCTCGGCGATACTCCCAGCCTGATTCGACCAAGGGAGATTTCTCTGGACCTTCGTAGCCGGTTTCCTTCAAGTTGAAGTCGACCTGTTGGCGGTTGGCCGGGTGCTTCAAGTACTTCGAGAAGTCACTGACGCTGTTGTAGGTTTCGTCGTCGATACCAATGACGGTGACTTGCCGCGGCAGCCACTGATCGCGGACGCGCAAGTTGAGCATCGCAGGCACATGCACGGTGACGGTCATGTCCTCGATATCGTCGCCGGCCACTTCGCGAACGGCTTTCATGTGCCGTTCCCACTGATAGAAACCATCCAGGCTGTGGCTTTCCATCACCACGTCGGAAAGAATCCCGTGCAGGCGAACGTGCATTTCGTGCGAGAAGCCTGACATGACGGCGTTCACCACGACCATGGTCGCTACGCCTAGCGTCACACTAATGATGGACGCCAGGGCGATGTAACGCGTTCTCAGGTAACGCAGACAGAGCATCAACTTGTACATTGCCAATCCTTCGGCAAACGCGGCACTCTATCTGGTCTCCTCGCCCCGTTAATGGTAGGCCACTGGCTTGCGGCCAGTGTGATGGGGGAGAGTAAACGTGAACCTAGGCACCAGCCAGAGGCCAGTGGCTTGCGGATCTTACCTTCAATCCGCAGGCAATTAGGTTGCTTCGTGCCGCAACAGCGGGAACAAAATGATTTCGCGAATCGTCGCGCTGTTAGTTAGTAACATGACAAGGCGGTCGATGCCAATACCAAGTCCGCCGGCGGGCGGCATTCCGTTGCGAAGTGCCCGGACGAAATCAGTGTCCATCTTGGCCATCGAGTCCTCTTCGTCCATGCCTTGCAGCTGCGTGCGGAACAGCTTTTCCTGCAGATCTGGGTCGTTTAGCTCGGTGTAGGCGTTAGCCAGTTCCATGCCCTGAATGAAAAGTTCGAATCGCTCGGCAACCTCCGGTTGATCGGTTTTGCGCTTTGTCAGCGGGCAAATGCTAGCAGGATAGTCGATCACAAAGACCGGACCGACCAGCTTGTCTTCGACCGTCTCTTCGAAGATTTCGTTGCGGAGTACGTCGGCGTGCTTGCCGTCGGTTTCCAGTCCCAGCTTCTTGGCACACGCGATCACTTCGGCTTCATTGGTCGGATCGATCCCGGCGTGCTCTGCTAGCAGATCGCTGTAACACTTCCGCTGAAATGGCGGAGTGAAATCGACTTCCTTATCGCCGAAGGGGACTTTGTACGCAGAGCCGATCGCATCGAGCGCGTTGACGATGATGCTCTCGGTCAGATCCATCATCGTTTCGTAATTGCCGAAAGCCTGATAGACCTCGAGCATGGTGAACTCGGGGTTATGACGTGGGCTGATCCCTTCATTGCGGTAGACGCGGCCCAGTTCAAAGACGCGTTCCATGCCGCCGACCAACAGCCGCTTGAGATGCAGTTCTAAAGCGATTCGCATGACTAGCGGCATGCCCAACGCGTTGTGGAACGTTTCGAACGGACGTGCGGCGGCACCACCGGCAATGGTGTGCAGCGTGGGGCCTTCGATTTCGTAGTAGCCGTCGCCGACAAGTGTATCGCGCACCGAACGCACGATCTGGGTCCGCTGCACGAAGCGATCGAGCACGCCGTCGCCATACGCCAAGTCGAGGTATCGCATCCGCTGGCGCTGTTCCGGATCGGTC
This window harbors:
- a CDS encoding ABC transporter ATP-binding protein yields the protein MSDTYTTTATAPAVTPSPKKPGPLVHTDRFDTPIEVDKPLLRTIGLHKSYRKGQHIIPVLRGVDFVANEGRITSIIGQSGSGKSTLLHLMGTLDVPDQGEIYFEDQRTDNLPIRQRDRLRNGQFGLIFQFYHLLPELTTLENVLTPAMISHGFFKYWGVRKQLKERAKHLLDMVGLGHRLNHKPRELSGGEMQRTAIARALVSDPKVLLADEPTGNLDRQTGEEVLGLLRKLNEEQGLTIVMVTHDQSIADQADSIVRLAEGCVETV
- a CDS encoding ABC transporter permease; amino-acid sequence: MYKLMLCLRYLRTRYIALASIISVTLGVATMVVVNAVMSGFSHEMHVRLHGILSDVVMESHSLDGFYQWERHMKAVREVAGDDIEDMTVTVHVPAMLNLRVRDQWLPRQVTVIGIDDETYNSVSDFSKYLKHPANRQQVDFNLKETGYEGPEKSPLVESGWEYRREKIAYQQELEAEMRRFETLHQHGHMPRRNNPNTLAAMDSPLQEDAAETPALVTPKFADDPDAPPLPGAPPADLAERMAMQAAKEVDPKDKSGDPFAQRYDQPIGTTFDPMKHQAPGIILGMAVASIRQRDAEGEVKDYFLAVPGDDVRLTFPSAESPPKAISETFTVVDFYESKMNEYDAGFAFVPLSKLQSLRYMTHPELGTAISTIQIRLKPGANLNEFTNNLRAAFPAETHPFRIQSWKDMQGPLLAAVEMEKTILNILLFLIIGVAGFGILATFYMIVVEKTKDIGILKSLGASGGGIMSIFVCYGLSLGIVGSGVGCILGLLFVWNINHVAKLIEMMTGREVFDPTIYYFQEIPTIIEPAAIAMVVFGAMLIAVMASVLPAIRAARLHPVEALRYE
- the lysS gene encoding lysine--tRNA ligase, with protein sequence MEDQNAAVHAIEAARRQKMDKLASMGIDPWGQRFDNKQSIADIRTLESEITSETTTSDGGREQTLYSGPKVRVAGRIVLMRPTGKLIFINLVDRTGTVQLFLGQAQVGERNWEIAQCLDLGDIIGVDGELKKTKTGELTVFVEELHFLTKTLEAPPEKHKGLTDPEQRQRMRYLDLAYGDGVLDRFVQRTQIVRSVRDTLVGDGYYEIEGPTLHTIAGGAAARPFETFHNALGMPLVMRIALELHLKRLLVGGMERVFELGRVYRNEGISPRHNPEFTMLEVYQAFGNYETMMDLTESIIVNALDAIGSAYKVPFGDKEVDFTPPFQRKCYSDLLAEHAGIDPTNEAEVIACAKKLGLETDGKHADVLRNEIFEETVEDKLVGPVFVIDYPASICPLTKRKTDQPEVAERFELFIQGMELANAYTELNDPDLQEKLFRTQLQGMDEEDSMAKMDTDFVRALRNGMPPAGGLGIGIDRLVMLLTNSATIREIILFPLLRHEAT